In Cheilinus undulatus linkage group 24, ASM1832078v1, whole genome shotgun sequence, a single window of DNA contains:
- the LOC121506068 gene encoding B- and T-lymphocyte attenuator-like isoform X1, with the protein MRPKKCWTLLHVSVLAVLLLATKADSEDECEVQIRVSRNKKYNALLGEELQIECPVNFCNNSPPTISWSKLEETNIPVNVSPGSGFRTEWKTLKDLNGVFVLIIQNFVRNDSGVYQCQSGSTMGHKINVSVNDDGGTSNATEKNNINSTTGSSGLQLDFWTYVYVAAGIAAFVVIVIIVSVASMQGCKGKSKKEIMEDSQYVVIPMVENPFPNPVQPSPRGSPAVPLARRSTRRKMPHSQPNKSPLPRDECVYSRVKEDRDRQRNTLEEEGGSVVYAALNHEIPPRAPARPRRQIEERSEYAAIRIRDPNSS; encoded by the exons GTGAAGATGAATGTGAAGTCCAAATCAGAGTTAGCCGCAACAAAAAATACAACGCTCTTCTTGGGGAAGAACTACAAATCGAATGCCCAGTTAATTTCTGCAACAATTCACCACCAACAATCTCCTGGTCAAAACTCGAGGAAACTAATATTCCTGTTAACGTCAGCCCCGGCAGTGGCTTTAGAACAGAATGGAAAACTTTAAAGGATTTAAACGGAGTATTTGTTCTGATAATTCAAAACTTTGTCAGAAACGACTCAGGTGTATATCAGTGCCAAAGTGGTTCAACAATGGGACATAAAATCAATGTTTCTGTTAATG ATGATGGAGGGACTAGCAATGCTACAGAAAAGAATAACATAA ACAGCACAACTGGGAGTTCTGGACTTCAATTAGATTTCTGGACGTACGTGTACGTTGCTGCTGGGATCGCTGCATTCGTTGTCATTGTGATAATTGTATCAGTCGCATCAATGCAAGGCTGTAAAG GAAAATCGAAGAAAGAGATCATGGAGGACAGTCAG TATGTGGTTATTCCAATGGTCGAAAATCCTTTCCCAAACCCCGTCCAGCCCTCACCAAGAGGAAGCCCTGCAGTGCCGCTAGCTCGGAGATCTACCAGGAGAAAGATGCCGCATTCGCAGCCCAACAAGTCGCCATTACCGAGAGACGAGTGCGTTTACAGCAGGGTTAAAGAGGACAGAGATCGTCAGAGGAATACGTTGGAAGAGGAGGGGGGTTCTGTTGTGTATGCTGCACTCAACCATGAGATCCCACCTAGAGCTCCTGCTCGGCCACGGCGGCAGATCGAGGAAAGATCGGAGTATGCAGCGATCCGTATTAGAGACCCCAACAGTTCTTAG
- the LOC121506068 gene encoding B- and T-lymphocyte attenuator-like isoform X2, with protein sequence MRPKKCWTLLHVSVLAVLLLATKADSEDECEVQIRVSRNKKYNALLGEELQIECPVNFCNNSPPTISWSKLEETNIPVNVSPGSGFRTEWKTLKDLNGVFVLIIQNFVRNDSGVYQCQSGSTMGHKINVSVNDSTTGSSGLQLDFWTYVYVAAGIAAFVVIVIIVSVASMQGCKGKSKKEIMEDSQYVVIPMVENPFPNPVQPSPRGSPAVPLARRSTRRKMPHSQPNKSPLPRDECVYSRVKEDRDRQRNTLEEEGGSVVYAALNHEIPPRAPARPRRQIEERSEYAAIRIRDPNSS encoded by the exons GTGAAGATGAATGTGAAGTCCAAATCAGAGTTAGCCGCAACAAAAAATACAACGCTCTTCTTGGGGAAGAACTACAAATCGAATGCCCAGTTAATTTCTGCAACAATTCACCACCAACAATCTCCTGGTCAAAACTCGAGGAAACTAATATTCCTGTTAACGTCAGCCCCGGCAGTGGCTTTAGAACAGAATGGAAAACTTTAAAGGATTTAAACGGAGTATTTGTTCTGATAATTCAAAACTTTGTCAGAAACGACTCAGGTGTATATCAGTGCCAAAGTGGTTCAACAATGGGACATAAAATCAATGTTTCTGTTAATG ACAGCACAACTGGGAGTTCTGGACTTCAATTAGATTTCTGGACGTACGTGTACGTTGCTGCTGGGATCGCTGCATTCGTTGTCATTGTGATAATTGTATCAGTCGCATCAATGCAAGGCTGTAAAG GAAAATCGAAGAAAGAGATCATGGAGGACAGTCAG TATGTGGTTATTCCAATGGTCGAAAATCCTTTCCCAAACCCCGTCCAGCCCTCACCAAGAGGAAGCCCTGCAGTGCCGCTAGCTCGGAGATCTACCAGGAGAAAGATGCCGCATTCGCAGCCCAACAAGTCGCCATTACCGAGAGACGAGTGCGTTTACAGCAGGGTTAAAGAGGACAGAGATCGTCAGAGGAATACGTTGGAAGAGGAGGGGGGTTCTGTTGTGTATGCTGCACTCAACCATGAGATCCCACCTAGAGCTCCTGCTCGGCCACGGCGGCAGATCGAGGAAAGATCGGAGTATGCAGCGATCCGTATTAGAGACCCCAACAGTTCTTAG